From Actinomycetota bacterium, the proteins below share one genomic window:
- a CDS encoding TrkA family potassium uptake protein: MRAIVVGGGKVGGYLGKALRKEGHTVTVVERSKPKGQRLGDTSNVLVIIGDGTEVQVLNKANAARADWVVAVTGKDEDNLVACQLAKTLGAKHVIARLNDPTNAPTFAALRVPVVAVTDMIVQVISREVQLEVEKLERVTLLARGELSLVEVDIPDGTPIRPVSKAALPPKTVLVALLREDEVFIPHGATELRPGDRVLAVTTLPEEDELREALGAGSDQ; the protein is encoded by the coding sequence ATGAGAGCCATCGTGGTCGGAGGGGGAAAAGTCGGCGGGTATCTCGGCAAGGCCCTCAGGAAAGAGGGGCACACGGTCACCGTGGTCGAACGGAGCAAGCCGAAAGGTCAGCGACTCGGGGATACGTCCAATGTTCTCGTCATCATCGGTGACGGCACGGAAGTCCAGGTACTCAACAAGGCGAATGCCGCACGAGCCGACTGGGTCGTCGCTGTCACAGGCAAAGACGAGGACAATCTCGTCGCTTGTCAGCTTGCCAAGACTTTGGGTGCAAAGCATGTCATCGCACGGCTGAACGACCCGACGAATGCCCCCACGTTCGCGGCGCTCAGGGTTCCTGTCGTTGCCGTGACCGACATGATCGTGCAGGTCATCTCTCGAGAGGTACAGCTCGAGGTCGAGAAGCTGGAAAGGGTAACGCTCCTCGCACGAGGTGAACTCAGCCTCGTCGAGGTCGACATCCCCGATGGAACTCCGATCCGGCCCGTGAGCAAGGCAGCCCTGCCGCCCAAGACCGTCCTCGTGGCCTTGCTTCGTGAGGACGAGGTGTTCATTCCCCACGGTGCCACAGAGCTGCGGCCCGGAGACAGGGTGCTGGCCGTCACGACGCTTCCCGAGGAAGACGAACTCCGAGAAGCTCTCGGCGCGGGGTCGGACCAGTGA